Part of the Lolium rigidum isolate FL_2022 chromosome 6, APGP_CSIRO_Lrig_0.1, whole genome shotgun sequence genome, TGGATCAATAAGTCAGTAGGCTGAAAGTTAGAGAGAAGCACCTGGATGCACACACACGCGTGCATTCTTCGGATTTTCATGCCATCTGTCCTAAAATCCAAATGACTCAACTTCTCTGTGAGTTCTTTCCCACAACTTTTTTGAAAAACAGCCGCACTTTAAGACACCCATCGCTGTCCAGGTAAACCCATGCTAACTTGCCATCTCCAAAGAAGAGTAAACTCACgtttactggatcattcaactttCCTCTCCAGAAAATAACACAAAGGCTACTTTAACCCCAAGGCGCACGCCACTCGTGATGCCCTTCTCCATCGTGCCTGTGGGCCCTCCTCGCTCGGGACTTCTCCGCCTGGGTTCGCCGGAAAACTTCACACtaccaggggggggggggggcatgaggTCAGAGGCCCAGAATGGTGGATCTTGTTGCCTTTGGAACCATAGCCCTGTTGTCAAGTGATTAGTTAGTTTTTCGTGCAAAAAGTGTAATCAAGTCCGACTACTGACATTTCTCACAACCCGGAACACCTTTGATTTATCAAAACTAACAGCTGACTTCGTTAATGAAAGTGCAACAAATGAAGGAAATGGATGGCATCAGAAAGGTTTATGCCCTTTTGCAATTCAAGTTTGGAGCTACTTACAGTGGCTCCATCCACCCTGCTGGTCTTGTCATCTTTCTGGTGAAATGCTTGATCGTACTTTCCGCTACTACTGACAGAGTCTGGGTGTATTCGATATCTTCTTGGTATTAATGTATCCCTTTATAAAAAAAAGATTCAGACAGCCTCCGCCCATGAGCGAATACTTCAGCTTGAGTAACTAATGTCCCGTTGCTATCACCCAGACGTGTATTCGATCTTGCTGACAAAACCACAGTGAAGTTCTGCGGGTCTACTACACCACGTACATGAAGTTCGCTATTTTTGTGTGGTCCAGGTTTTGATGGGTGATTTAGGGaaagtgctgggcgtcccccgggggatctgattccccagcccccgggtccccagccgtcggatcaaccattttgatGGTTAGATTTGCATCTAGCAAAAAAACAcctccggcagcaaaaaatcacccccggcagcaaatgactgaagcaaaaaacggttcgttcagaaaagaaaataaaaaggctgggctcgccggagaccttgccggagacctcgccggggaCCACGTAGCAAAAAAATGTGCTAATGTAGCAAAAATGAAAATCGTCGGAGACATCGCCGGAAAAACTCACCGGAGATATCACCGGAGACATCGTCGGAGACAACATAGCAAACATATTATACAATTGTAGCAAAATCGTAGAAAAGTTGTATCAAAAAAAATATACTAATGTAGCAAAAATGTTGTATCAAAAAATTTATGCTAACGCTAGAGCCCTAAGTCGGCAAACTCCCGTGTAGCAACGGCCGTCGCCCATGACGACAACCTCGATGGCCGCCGGCAGCAACTCCGCCAGTGTCATGTAGCAACGCCCGTCGCCCATAAGGTAGCAGCTCGAAGGCGGCCGGCGACAACGATGGGGTGGCTGCAGGAGGAGGTAGGCGGCGCGACGGCATGGGCGAACACCGGCGAGAGGGAGGCGCGGGAGAAAGGCGGCTCGGCGGAGGAGTGCGCAAGCGGAGGACGTGGAGGGAATCAGGGCAGCGGAGCCGGCGACCACGGGGGATGATATCCGCGGCCGCAGTAGGAGGACGAGTTTGGGGTAGGCGGCGGCCGCTCGCAGGGCTCCTCTGATGGCTCCTGGTGAcggggctcccggcggcggagctTCTCCGATGGCTACTGGCGGCGGGGCTCCCGGCGGCGGGGCTTCTCCGATGGCTACTGCGCGGAGGTCGGGACtggcggtggcggcagcggcgCTGGGGCCAAGCTCCTGTTTGTCCCGTATGGATTTGGGGAAGAAGAGACTACAGGGAAACGGTGGTGTGGGCCCCAACTATGACGTGGCTTTACCAGGACCACGCGTTGGCACGCCAtcgtgcgtcgcgcgagccggAGGCTGGGAGCGCCTTATCCCCCGGGGGCAACGAATCATTTTCCTTAACTAAAGGCCCAGCCCGTCAAAAAAGATAACTAAAGGCCCAGAATGAAAAGGTTCTCGCTGGGAACACACGTTTGGAGTCTTCAGAAGATTCAGTAACATGTGTTGATATGGGTGGTTCCATTGAAACCCAGATGCAGAGTCTTATTGCCAACCACTAGAGGGGTTTTGAGGACGGAAGGAAGAAAATGACCTGGCGATCGTGGGAGTGGCTTTCAGCTCCAAAAAAACCTCGGTGGTATGGGCTTTCATGATTTTGTTCTTTTCAACCAAACTATGTTGGCTGTTGGGCAAACAAGCTTGGCGTCTGATCACTGACCCGTCATCACTGTGTGCGAGAGTTCTGAGGGGCCGGCATTTCCCAGACTCAGATTTCGTCTCTGCCGCGAAACCAAGGACCTCGACATTCACTTGGTGCCCCATTCTGTTTGGCCACGAGCTGCTGATGCAGGGACTCAGACAGGGAGTAGGCACTGGAGAACGGAGTTTTGGCTGATAACTGGATCCCAGGTTTTCAACCGGGTACCTTTACTACACTGAACGGATTACCTGATGGAGCTAGGGTTCGGTGTCTGGTGACTGTTGATGGAAGTACATGGAATGTGGGCAAGATCCAACATCATTTCCCAGAGGCCTAAAAATTCCAATAAGCAGGCACGGAGGAGATGATTTTGCTTCATGGCCCCCAGCCAAATTCGGTATGTATACTGTCAGGTCAGCTTATAACCTTGCACGTACCAATGCCTTCTTCTCCAGACGGGCtactgctggacgtggaagcaactctgATGGTGCAGGTCAGGCTAAGGAGTGGAAATCGATCTGGTCAGTACAAGCTCCGAACAAGATGGCACATGACTGTCTACCCACTGGTTTTCAGCTTCAGCGTAGACACATGCCAGCAGATGATGCGTGTGTTTTCTGCAATAAGTCTGAACTAGTTGAGCACTTGTTTCTGCTGTGTCCCTTTGCGCATGCAGTATGGTATACAATCAAGGAAATATATCCGGTTAAGATCAACAGGAAGTCAATGTCGAATATGAAGCAGTGGTTGTTCGATTATCTGGGGAAGGCAAGTGAGAATCAGGGCACAACTCTGGCAGTCACGTGTTGGTTTATTTGGGAAACATGGCATGATGCCAGAAATGATAAAGGCCTGCTCCACCCGGAACGAGTTGTAGGGAAGATTCAAGCCTATGTTGATAATATAGTTCTGCATTGTTACAACTTACAAGCCAAGTTCTTCCACAAGGTGTGATTCCTCTCTCGCTCACCGTCGGTAGGCAAGGTCAGTGTAAATGTGGATGCAGCTCTTGTGCCTAACGAGAATAGAATGGGCTGGGATGCAGTGTTCCGTGATCACCAAGGCACTTTCAAACTTGCAGCCCCTGAAGGAATGCAGGGAGCCCAGTACCTGAACAGGCGGAGGCAGTAGCCATAAGGAATGCCTTGCGAGTTGTTGCTGATAGAGGTTTTCAGGATATCATCTTAGTTTCTGGTTGCCTTTCGATGGTCCAGCGGATCAATTCTCCAACTCAAGGTTGATCTAGTGCTGGGATTCTGGTGAGCGATATCAAGGTTCTGATGAATGGGTTTCTTTCCCGTTCGGTCAAGCACTACGGTGGGAGGATGAATGTTGTGGCGCATAACGTAACACAGGATCTGCTTGGTCAGGAGGACGAGCATGTAAGCGATCAAGCATATACCTCAATAAGCAAaagatgaacaagattacatatTCAGCAAGATGTCAAGTGGTGGTTATACCTGCTCTGCGTTCGCATCAGGTGCAGGGACTGCTCTTGACTCTCGAGTTCGCCTTTCAGGATTTTGCCTCCCACCAGCAGTACCTTGCCTAGGGAAACACAAATGATGGCATTAAGATTCATGATACGACTTTTCATCTTCAATGAAGTATTAAACTATCAAAATACAAATAAAGCAGACAATGAACCATAGGCAATGAAAGAGTATGAACTCACCATTTAGATGTAGGGGGAGAAGATCCCTGTGTGAAACTTAGAACAGGTGAATGACACCAACTGTTCACTCGGCTTGATCACATATGTCCAACTAGCTTATGTATGAACATTGTTTAGACTACTCCCTTAACTTCCATATAATTTCCAAGGCGTATTTTTGACAAATTTGACTCACTGAATAATGTCTCATCTGACCCTGGTGAAACTATTTCGGAATCTGACCCCTGAGTTCGGCGCCATAGAGGTTGGAGCCGAACTTGTACAGGTCGGCACTACGCTTTTGCAGCAGGGAGTGCCTCCAAGTGGTTCGGCGCAAAAACCCTTGGAGCCGACCTGCACAGCTTCGGCTCCATCCTCTATGGTGCCGAACCTAGGGGTCAGATTTCGAAATAGTTTTGCCGAGAGGTTAGATGAAGCATTAGTTTTGTCAAAGGGTCAGATTTGTCAAAAACTACGTATTGGGCAGACATGGTTTTATGGAAAATACAGTAACTACACTATATTTCATCAGTGGAGAGATAATCGTTTTATGGGGAATGAACAAATATAATAACTATCAGTTCCATGATATGCCCCAAATAAGTGCCTGATCCTTCCATGCCATCTGATTTAAAATTCCTTCCTTCTATGGCATCAACATGACTATTTTGCCAGTGTATTCCATGCATCAACACATAAATACCATTGGGGCCAAATGGACACAGTGATGGCACATAGGCTAGAAAATTTGAAACCTAATGGCATGGAAGGAGAATGGAGTTATTTGGTTGAATATTTTAGAGCTTTGGACTCATTCAATGGCACTGAATGGATTTAATGGACTACCACAAGCTAGGCATTCAATGAAGTAATGAAGCTTTACCCCCCAAAAAAAAGTAATGAAGCTGATATCGCAATTTCCCATAGTGAATAAACAACCTTATATCTTTGTAAAAATGTATTTCCCTTATAAGTTCTacttctacatgaaacactaactGCAAGTTCACCAATTAAACTCGATTCTGGAACACCTCCGGAACCAGTACAAGCTAAGGCAACAGGGTTAAATGTATATCTGCATTTTCCAAGAAGGATTGGTGCTTTCACTAATGAAAGCTGCTATTTTATGGTATAAGAGAAAATTCAGGCAACATTATTCACTAAGCTTCTAACAGGCTAAATAATAGCTAAGCCAAATATGATGATGTACCAAAACATTATTCAACCAGAAAGAGGAGAAAATTattaaaaaacattattttttgcAATGGTCAATCCCAAGCTCGTGAAAACCAGCATAATTCACCAGCAAACCATATGCATGATCTAAATTAGATTTCATGACCACAACGATAACATCAACTGTGTGCCTAGGGTCAGCATTGCACTGAAGGTATATGGCGGCATTCTTGCACAAAAGCCAGTTAGACAAGTGAAAGATGCCAAAACATACATGGTGACAAACTACCCACTGCCCATGAATCAATGCTCCCAAAAAGAAATTGGGAGCCACGCAAACAGAATACTCTAGATTGTAGTAAGGCTACTTCCTCCATCCAGGTTTACAAGTCATACTGATCTTGCATTAATAGGTCTTGGATACATGGATGGAGTACCAAGCTAAAGCTTGATGTTCTTTTCTGCAACTCAGTAGACTTGACATGCAGTGGTAACATAAGTAACAGCTGCTAATAAGACAATTTATAGACATTGCAGCAGGTGCCTGAGCAAAAGCGTGATCCTGCAAAAACCAAAGAAAATCCCTGTCAGAGGTCAACTACTGAGATAGATcacaacatactccctccgttcctaaattTAAGCCATAAAGAATGCATGTTTAGGAAAAAATACACAATGTTTGGCTAGCATTAACCCTAGGCAATTGTtgtgagctaatagaggactttgcataagataagtaaaCCTAATCAAATCCATAAAAAAAATTGAGAACTAAAATCCGtaaaaatattgtccatacaagtGGGGCAACACAATGAACCTTATATTCTGGaacttttctcaaaaaactatatggcttatatcatTCTTCAAACAATCGGTCACTAAAAGCCCTATACATCCTACAAACTTGCGTCCTGCCAATTTATAACTGCGGCACCTCCGGCCTCCGGGATTAACCTTTTTAAgcaaaacaagaacaaaaactgGTCCAGATTGTATCGCCATCCCATGTAGATACAAGCATTTGAGCAACATTTGGACCAAGTGCTCTATATATTATCATATTACAGCAAAAATAAATGCAGAAAATGACCATTTGCCAAAACTGTTTGCGGCACTAGATATGTCCATCAGCTTTGCAGACATATATACCATTCCACCTGCCATGCTGTGCACAACATTTAGCTATTGAGTTAAACAGCTTAATCACAAATGCAGAAAGTAGTGGTTTAAGATCTATATATCAAGGAATCGCTCTGTGCAGCTCTCTCATATGATTTCCTGAGGCAGAAGACAAAACTACTTCACAGTTGCGAGCAAAATAAGTCACTTCTCTGCTGAGCATAGCACACATTGTACTACTGCATTAATCAGGTGACTGAACTGCTATGCTGCTATTTCTAGAAACAAGCGATTTCTCTGTGTTGTTCATACAAGAGTTAACATGCCTCACAAAAGAGGGAACTTTGTAGAACAACTAGCACAGCATAAACTTACCATATTATTGTAGCTTTCACTGAATGTCAATCATAGCTTGGACCATATGTGGCTACAGGTGGTCCATATGAGTATCTCCATTGATCACATGCCAAACATTTCTCAAGCTCAACGCTGTTCTCTAGAGTACAGAATTTACAGGACCAAGTTGTGTACTTGGCTTTTGCAATTTTAGGTTTCGCTGTCCCACAAACTTCACATATTGGTGCCAGAGGCTACAAAAGTCAAGATTAAAATGTATTAAAGAGAGGAAAATGTCAGTAATTAGAACACAAGTAGACATGCGGTTGCTTTTATTTTAGAAAGTGAAACATATGTTTCAAAATGGAAAATTTGAGATAATGTACACAAACAAGAACAGGGATATTGTAACTCACATCACAAGGAGAAATGTGCAAACAATCCTAAGAATATTAATACCGATACAGCAAGGCAAGAAAAGAAGTTATGCCACTTTGCATGGAGAATACATAGAATTATTTGTGAGTTTTATCAGAATAGTAAAGGAAGTTTATTTACACTTTTAAAACAGTCTAATCTATAGTCAAATCTTGCCGATGACTAAAGTTGGAGATAAACTTGCGCGATATAGCTTCAGAATATTGTAAGGAGATTACTTGTCAAGAAACCTACTACTAGGTAGGCATGAATGAGCAATCCAATTCATCCTAGGTATACCATATGTGGTTTCCAATTAAATTCCAAAATATTAGGTGTTCACTAACGTTTGCATAACCCTACTCTGCTCCAAAAGCACCAATTAGATATGTGCTCACTATTAGAGTGTGGATCATTTGCATACAAACCATGCTCGTTGGACCTCATATTCATAGTCTGTGTCACAGTGATATAAGATCGTAATGAAAGTCATCCAGTGTGAAGCACCACGAAGAATACAAAAGATAATTTGCATTTTGAAACCTCTGCCTAGCAGAAGAACTACTCATCAAGACTTTTAGTTTGGTGTGACAAACGGTGTGAAGGAAGTGAGGAACTTCATGTAGTGTTTATACAAAACAAAAGTGAGCCAGTCAATATACCTGATTTAGAAGAGTGCAAGCACTACACTCCCACAGAGAACTGATGGCCGCATCAGTAGGCCTACAAGAAGAGGAATCCCCTGGTGCTGCAACTTGAGGTCCAGATGAAGTGCTGCACTCTGCAGAACTGCTCGAAAACACAACCTTTGTGTTTTTTCCGGCTTTCGTGTGTTTTCTATCCCTTGCTGTGAGGTTAGGTGCTTGCTCAAGAATAGCAACATCTTCTGAATCATCAATGCCAGATTGGTCATGCGATCCACACCACAAGTCATCTTGCATTCTCCTTTCAGCAGCCATAGCAGCAGCTTGTACTGGACTCAACGCACTCATGATATCATTATTTCCACCCAGCTTTCTTGGACCAGATGGCAATAGAGCTCCATTCCTTGCCCGTTTCTGTGCTGCGCTTAGTGTAGCTTGCCGGAGAGACGGTGGAGGTGGATGTATTGAAAACCCACCTAATCGCCGGCCTGCACCATCAAACCCTTGTCCTGGCCCAGTGATACCCTTTGAAACAAGTTCTTCGCATTCCTGAATTATTATCCATGAGCAGCATAAGCTTCTGATGGTAAAGAAAAAAACTAGGAAAATTTCAACTGGGGAAGCAGACAATAACTGCACTTCACACCTCAGAAAGAACGAAAAGCTAGAATAACTCAACTTCAACAATTTACTCAAGAGATTATCGACACTATTTGTGTTATTTGTATTAGCAGCATTTCAATGCAAGAAATTTACTGTAGCCCAGCGCTTGAGTGTTACAGATCCTCTGTATAACCAACCACTTATAATTCTGAACTAAAAATATTGATTTAACCACTTCCTTTAAAAAATATTGTTATGGTGACTCTCAGCAAAAATTGTGATACTAGGGCAAAAAAAGCAGAGGGGCTACTAAATTACATACCTCTGCTATGACTAATTCAGTTTGTAGCAGACAATATACGTAGTAAATAAGATCAGTTCTGTACTTCCATCCATATCAAATGTTAACTATCGCAGGAGTACATTGTCCAATGAACTTACTAATCCTGAGTTGAATGCCGTTTAAACCAAAATCAATTGAACTTCATGAAACGTGCTTACTTGCAAGAGATTATGTGCAATTGTCGCGTTGTATACGCGCAGTGCACACAAGCAGCAGAGTCTATCCGGTGGAAACATCAAATTTTCGAGCACCAATAAAAGCGCACCGTCATCGACGTAGGGATACAGACCTTGCGGAGTTCGTCCCATAGCTTGTAAAATTGGGCATCGTGAGGACCGCGCGCGATGTGGGCGAGCTCGTGGAGCATGGTGTCGAGCACCCTCTCGTAGGGTATGAAGTTGTGGTCCCGGCCGTGGGGCCGCAGCCGCAGCTTCACCTCGACGCCCCTGTTGACGTTGAGCCCCAGCAGCCTGGGGTTCTTCGGCCTGAGTGATGCAGCAATCGAAAATGACGGCGCCGGCAGCACAACCGGAATCGAACGGGGGAAATGAGAATACGGAGACTAGGGTTAGGGGTTGCTGGGCGCGCTCACGAGAACTCGGAGAGGACCTTGACGCGCCACTTGCGGCGGCGCATGATGGGCTGGACCTGGTTGGCGATGCGGTCGAGGATGGCGCGGGCGGAGGGCTCGTCGGGCTTCCTCTTGAGGGCGCGGATCTCCCATACCTTGTGCAGGTCGCCCacctccatcgccgccgccgccggccgacgcCGCTCGATTTGAAATGGGGAACGCTGAGCCTCCTCCGGGGATCAAAACGCCCGATTCCCCGGGCTGGCTAGCCGTCGGATGAAGTCAATCGGTACCGTGTGATTAAGAGCAAGAAGAGCCAGCAGTCttctcaacaacaacaacaaagagaAGAGGAAGCTTTGAGTGGACTTACTAGAATCAACCAATATGGGGACGAAAATGGAGGCGACCTAGCcctggcctccgccgccgccgccccgaccCCCCTTCCCACCAGCCTCCGGCCGCTCTCCACTCCGGTGGGCGGACGCCCCTTCTCATGGCCTGCCCCTGCTAGTTCAGTCGGCGGCCATCTCCCTCACTCCCGTTAGATCCGCCTCGAACAGTCCCAAATTTCTTTTGCCTCGCTTCCGGTGAGTTTGCAATCTTTTCCCCGTGGGTCACGACCGGCGGCGGATTCCCTTCACAGCTTCGCTTCTGCGGCTGTTTTATCCTGGCTTGGCTGAGTTCCTCTCACCCCTGTCCCGTGTAGCTTCGTGCTTGCGTGATGTCTGAAGCCCGTGAGGTGCTGCAGGGCTTGGCAGCCCCTGTGGAGGGTGCTGAAGAAGGTGTTAACTCAATGATGGGTCGCCTGAATTTGCTCGCAGACGAGACCGAGGTCGTCGAGAtgagcgatgatgaagatgattcgGGTGCTGCGGCGGAGCCGTGGGCGCTGGACCGGCAAGGTGCTCTCGCCGCATACCACTCATATCCGGTCTGTTCGGGCAGCAATGAAGCCTGCCGGGGCAACCCAAGGGGCCGCGATTAGGCCGCGGGAGACAATGTCTTCGTGGCCGTCTTTGCAACTTCGTGGCCGACCGGGACCGGGTGCTCTGGAGGGGACGTCGTGGATGGTGGGGCGGCACGCCATTCTTCTCGCAACCTCATGATCCTCGGCTCGGAGCCCTCCGATGTTCGCTTCGACTCCATGACTATTTGGGTGAGAATTCCGAACTTACCTTTCGAGTGGATGAATAATAAGAAGGGTCTGAAGATTGCAAAACTCATTGACAAGAATTGCTCGGTGGATGTTGATGAATTTGGGGTGGCGTCTGGCACTTTCCTTCGTGCTAAGGTGGCCATCCCTTTTGACCAACCGATGCGGCGCTGGGTGATTATCCGCCGCGACAGCCACGATGAAAGTTTCAACctgcaatatgagaagctcccgttCTTCTGTTTTGGTTGTGGCCTCATCGGCCACGGTGAGCTCGAATGCAAGAGCCCTGCTGACAGGGATGCTTTGGGAAAGCTCCCTTTCGTTAGAAATCTGAGAGCACCTGAAGAAAGGCGTAGAAGAATGCAATCTTTCGAACAAGCCGCTGCCTTTGCGTCTTGGAACAGTGGCTCGAAGGATCGTGGAGGGGGCAGCCAAAAATCTGGGCCAAGCTCTGCTACCAGCAGGACCTCCGCGGATGGGGATCCGCTGAAACCCGGGGAACATATCGTGAACTCCCCGCCTGCAAAGGTTGGTGCCAGCACCGAAAAGGCTTTGGCTTCTGAAGTTGCCCGTCAGCTTTTTTCGGACAACGGCTCTCTGGTTCAACCCACTTTGAAGAGGAAGCCTAGTGAATGCAGCGTGGGGGCTGGTGTGTCTTCCCCCGAAGGGGATTTGATCGATCAAATTGACAAGAGCTCTGCTTTGGTTGTGGTACCTGTGAGGTCGTCCTATGTGACTGGGGCTGGAACTTGTGGTGCAGGTTTTGACACTGGACAAGGCAGCGTGAAGAAGCTAAGGAGTGGCCAAGAACAAAAAATTGAACGTTCGGTGTATGTGCGCAACTCATCTGGGAAGGGTGTTAATTCTGACGCGGGGCTGCCTATTCAGCCCTGCAGTAAGCAATGAAAGCTATTGCATACAACTGCCGGGGGCTTGGGAACCAGCCGGCAGTTTTGGGCCTTCTTGAGTTATGGAAGGCAGAAGCTCCTGATGTTCTCTTCTTGTCTGAAACAAAGCTTGACAAGGAGGGGATGAAGCGCATTCAAGTGATGTTGAACATGCCAAACATGGAGGTGAAGAGTTGTGACGGCCGGAGCGGGGGTTTGGCCCTGCTTTGGAAGAAAGACGTTAATCTTGCTGTGAATCCAGGGATGTCCCGCTACCACATCGATGCGGTCATCACCGGAGATGATGGCTTCACATGGAGGCTCACGGGAATCTATGGTGAGCCGCAGGCGGGTGCAAGGGAGAAGACTTGGAAGCTGCTACGCATTCTTCATGGTCAGTCTGATCTACCATGGATGTGTTTTGGGGATTTCAACGAGGTCCTCTTTGCCAGCGAGAAGCAGGGTGGTGTCCCTAAGAAGCAATCCTGCATGGACAAGTTCAGAATGGCTCTGGAGTTCTGTGAGCTGGAGGACTTGGGGTTTATTGGCGACCCATATACTTGGCGAAACCACAGCCAACGTGCGGACACATATATCAAAGAAAGACTCGGACGAAGTCGGTGGCCAATTTGGAGTGGAGAACTCATTTCCCGGCCTACAAGGCTATCAATGGGGACCCCAGGCATTCTGATCATAGGCCTGTCATTGTGATCTTGGACCCGGATCCTCATGGCAGTGGATCCTCGGGTGTGAGGGAGCAACCAAAGTTTGAAGCATGCTGGCTCGAGGAAGAGGAGTGTGAGGGGGTTGTTCAAAACGCCTGGCAGCTTGCTTTTCTCTCTGGGGATGTCGTTGTCACGGATGCCATTAGGAAGGTGGGCGCTGAGCTCCATATTTGGAGCAAAGATATTCTGGGGGATCTCCAAAACCGTATCAAGAAAACGAAAAAAGAGCTCAATCGCTGTAGGAAAAGGGTTATTTCCAATGAGCAGGTTGCTTTGGAACACATGCTTAGATATAAGCTCGAGCGCCTTCAGGATCAGAAAAATATCTTCTGGAAGCAGCGTGCCAAGGCCCACTGGCTGAAGGACGGCGATAAGAACACCAGTTTTTTCCATGCATGTGCCTCGGAAAGGAAAAAGATGAATCGACTGAAGAAGTTGAAGACTGATGATGGCACGGTCGTGGAAGGGGAGGAAAATCTGAGATCCCTGATTTCTTCTTATTATCAAAATCTTTTCACCTCTTCGGCTGGTACTAGGGAGTCTGAACTTCTTGAGGTGGTTCCCTCTGTTGTCACCCCTGAGATGAATTCCTTCCTTAGGAAGCCTTTCTGTTGTGATGAAATCAAGCTTGCCCTAAACTCCATGGGGGATCTCAAGGCCCCCGGTCCTGATGGCATGCCTGCCATTTTCTACAAGCGCTTCTGGGACCTGGTTGGTGACAAGGTGCAGCAGGAAGTGATAGGTGTTCTGAATGGTGGGGCTATTCCAGCGGGTTGGAATGAGACCGTGATCGTGCTGATCCCCAAGGTCACCAACCCTGAGCGAATAAAGGATCTCCGGCCCATTAGCCTTTGCAACCTTGTCTTCAAGATTGTCTCCAAGGtgattgctgatacgtctccaacgtatcgataatttcttgtgttccatgccacattattgatgttatctacatgttttatgcacactttatgtcatattcgtgcattttctggaactaacctattaacaagatgccgaagtgccgattctgttttctcgctgtttttggtttcgtaaatcctagtaaagaaatattctcggaattggacgaaataaaagcccggaggcctattttctcacgaagctcgaagaccgaagacgagacgaagaggggccacgaggggccacaccctaggcggcgcggctcccccttggccgcacggccccgtggtgtggggccctcgtgccgcctcttgacctacccttc contains:
- the LOC124665672 gene encoding DNA-dependent metalloprotease WSS1-like, yielding MEVGDLHKVWEIRALKRKPDEPSARAILDRIANQVQPIMRRRKWRVKVLSEFSPKNPRLLGLNVNRGVEVKLRLRPHGRDHNFIPYERVLDTMLHELAHIARGPHDAQFYKLWDELRKECEELVSKGITGPGQGFDGAGRRLGGFSIHPPPPSLRQATLSAAQKRARNGALLPSGPRKLGGNNDIMSALSPVQAAAMAAERRMQDDLWCGSHDQSGIDDSEDVAILEQAPNLTARDRKHTKAGKNTKVVFSSSSAECSTSSGPQVAAPGDSSSCRPTDAAISSLWECSACTLLNQPLAPICEVCGTAKPKIAKAKYTTWSCKFCTLENSVELEKCLACDQWRYSYGPPVATYGPSYD